Below is a window of Saccharomonospora viridis DSM 43017 DNA.
CGCTCTCTGCGCCAGCGTGGGCGCGCAGATGTTGTAATTGCCGGTCAACACGTCGACAGCACGGTGCAACCGCCGAGGCACGAGCATCCACCCCAGCCGCCACCCCGTCATCGCGAAGTACTTCGAGAACGAACCCAGCACCACGGCCTCGGTGGAGAACCGCCACGCGCAGCCGACCTCGGTCCCGTACGAGATCCCGTGATAGATCTCGTCACTGATCAATTGCACGCCGCGTTCCTCGCACCAACGCGCGATCGCCTCCAACTCCTCAGGCGGCAACACCGTACCCGTCGGGTTGCTCGGGCTCGCGACGATCACGCCGTCCAACTCACCGAGCTGTTCCAACAACGCCGTCGTCGGCTGGAACCGTGTACCTGCGTCGGTGTCGAACTCCACCACCTCGCATCCCAGCGACGACAGCAGATTGCGATACGCCGGGTAGCCGGGCCGGGCCATCGCCACCCGAGCACCCGCGTCGAACGCTGCTAGGAACGACAGCAGGAACCCGCCTGACGACCCCGTCGTGACGATGACGTCCTCCGCCGACACCGCCAGGCCGTACGTCCGCTCGTAGTGACCGGCGATCGCCTCCCGCAGCTCAGGGATACCGAGCTGTCCCGTGTAGCCGAGGTCCTCCTCATGCAGGGCCCGCTGCGCCGCCTCCACGACAGGGCGCGGCGCACCCGCCGTCGGTTGCCCGGCACACAACGCGATCACGTCACCGTGTGTGCGTTGCCGCTCCTTGGCGGCGGACAACACCTCCATGACGTGGAACGGTGCCACGGCACTTCGACGTGACGGTCCCGGAAACGGTGCGGAATCGAACATGCCGCCACCTTAGGT
It encodes the following:
- a CDS encoding pyridoxal phosphate-dependent aminotransferase, which codes for MFDSAPFPGPSRRSAVAPFHVMEVLSAAKERQRTHGDVIALCAGQPTAGAPRPVVEAAQRALHEEDLGYTGQLGIPELREAIAGHYERTYGLAVSAEDVIVTTGSSGGFLLSFLAAFDAGARVAMARPGYPAYRNLLSSLGCEVVEFDTDAGTRFQPTTALLEQLGELDGVIVASPSNPTGTVLPPEELEAIARWCEERGVQLISDEIYHGISYGTEVGCAWRFSTEAVVLGSFSKYFAMTGWRLGWMLVPRRLHRAVDVLTGNYNICAPTLAQRAAVAAFTDDSYAELDANVARYRTNRDVLLKGLADIGFGKVAPVDGAFYAYVDVAEHTDDSLTWCRRLLDDTGVAITPGIDFDPVHGGKFVRLSFAGSEAELSEAVERMGAWLRAQRT